The Syntrophorhabdaceae bacterium genome contains a region encoding:
- the rny gene encoding ribonuclease Y, producing the protein MNINIVLPIVCFIAALLIGFVFARFVQKKRVGEYEKIGKKILDDAKKEADVLLREASIQAKDVVIKANNEIEQEIKTRRLELLNSERRLSQKESSLDKKMEGLDKKEEDLARKDRDLTQKQTSLDAKVKEYDDLLVKGREQLEKVSGLTAEEAKKVLMQMMEDEARYEAVKICKRIEEEAREKSDKKAKEIIALAIQRYAGDYVGEDTVSAVTLPNEEMKGRIIGREGRNIRALEAATGVDIIIDDTPEAVILSCFNPIRREVARVAIERLISDGRIHPARIEEIVSKVAEEMENKTKEAGEQAVFDLGVHNVHPEMVKLLGRLKFRSSYAQNIYQHSLEVAFICGIIAAELKANVKEAKRAGLLHDIGKAVDHEIEGSHASLGADLAKKYGEKEEIVHSILAHHEDVPTTGLLDVIVQAADALSGARPGARREMLETYIKRLEELERIANSFSGVEKSYAIQAGREIRIVVNSERITDDFTFSLSKDIARKIETELSYPGQIKIVVIRETRAVEYAK; encoded by the coding sequence TTGAATATAAATATAGTACTGCCAATCGTTTGTTTCATCGCAGCATTGCTCATAGGGTTTGTTTTTGCCCGTTTCGTTCAGAAAAAGAGGGTCGGCGAGTACGAGAAGATCGGTAAAAAGATCCTGGACGACGCCAAAAAAGAGGCGGACGTCCTCCTCAGGGAAGCATCCATCCAGGCCAAAGATGTCGTCATAAAGGCCAACAATGAAATCGAGCAGGAAATAAAGACGCGAAGACTGGAGCTTCTCAACTCCGAAAGAAGGCTTTCGCAAAAAGAATCAAGTCTGGACAAGAAGATGGAAGGCCTCGACAAGAAGGAAGAGGACCTTGCGAGAAAAGACCGCGATCTCACCCAAAAACAGACAAGTCTTGACGCAAAAGTGAAAGAATATGACGACCTCCTCGTGAAAGGACGGGAGCAGTTGGAAAAGGTCTCCGGTCTTACCGCTGAAGAGGCGAAAAAAGTGCTCATGCAGATGATGGAGGACGAGGCCAGGTACGAGGCCGTCAAGATCTGCAAGAGGATAGAGGAAGAGGCCCGGGAAAAGTCGGACAAGAAGGCCAAAGAGATAATCGCCCTTGCCATACAGCGTTATGCGGGAGATTATGTGGGTGAAGATACGGTATCCGCCGTAACCCTCCCCAATGAGGAGATGAAGGGAAGGATCATCGGAAGGGAAGGAAGGAATATCAGGGCCCTCGAAGCCGCCACGGGTGTTGATATTATCATAGACGACACGCCTGAAGCAGTCATCCTGTCCTGCTTCAATCCCATCAGAAGAGAGGTTGCGAGAGTCGCCATAGAGCGCCTGATAAGCGACGGGAGGATTCACCCCGCACGGATCGAAGAGATCGTCTCGAAAGTTGCGGAAGAGATGGAGAACAAGACCAAGGAAGCCGGGGAGCAGGCCGTCTTCGACCTCGGGGTTCACAACGTTCATCCTGAAATGGTAAAACTCCTGGGGCGACTCAAGTTCAGGAGCAGTTACGCCCAGAACATCTATCAGCATTCCCTGGAGGTTGCCTTCATCTGCGGCATTATCGCGGCGGAGCTGAAGGCGAATGTGAAAGAGGCAAAGAGAGCCGGTCTCCTCCACGATATCGGGAAGGCGGTGGACCATGAGATAGAAGGCTCCCATGCATCCCTGGGCGCCGATCTGGCCAAGAAATACGGCGAGAAAGAAGAGATCGTTCACTCGATCCTCGCCCACCATGAAGATGTCCCTACAACAGGACTCCTCGATGTCATCGTGCAGGCCGCAGATGCCTTGTCGGGCGCACGGCCCGGCGCCCGCAGGGAGATGCTGGAAACCTATATCAAGAGGCTTGAAGAGCTCGAGCGCATTGCGAACAGTTTTTCCGGCGTGGAGAAATCATATGCCATTCAGGCCGGCCGGGAAATCAGGATCGTGGTCAACAGCGAGCGCATCACCGATGATTTCACCTTTTCTTTGTCGAAAGACATTGCCCGGAAGATCGAGACGGAGCTATCCTATCCCGGTCAAATCAAGATCGTCGTCATACGGGAGACGAGAGCAGTAGAATATGCCAAGTGA